In one Thermococcus celericrescens genomic region, the following are encoded:
- a CDS encoding cytochrome c biogenesis protein CcdA — protein MRRALLMLVVLSLFIPLASAGTVKYGNLSFHDVTTEKELRELVFSNDGEYFFIFYHSESCPACQYMKTNVFPTATAEKALSGFLLVSVDVYKGRSITTLRYRIYDPVIVIQPENAGYYKPKTPGEEISVGVPGTPTMVVFKTVNGTMVLKGVAAGALNPDGLAYFLEKATEGEETQTAIQSDDQKPPSAQDVSETANGGSNLSLAVLLPIFSAGIVSVFSPCVLPVIVGTLSLTFARRKVEAIIAGMVASFALLGALVGSLGGYASQIQGALYLIGGIGFVIIGASFMSERFSARLERLLSFSPADRVSGKKGIAYDFALGSALGATWFGCIAPYVGFAVITAALSGDTLSGVIVMGTYGLGMGLTVYLLTASKDLAEWVKGKLLSGRLSLSGKGRARWEIVLGVVLILLGLLMLTELTPLKLWSSLFESLSQL, from the coding sequence GTGCGCAGGGCGCTTTTGATGCTCGTGGTTCTATCGCTCTTCATACCACTGGCCAGCGCGGGAACCGTCAAATACGGGAACCTGTCGTTTCATGACGTAACGACCGAAAAGGAACTCCGGGAACTGGTCTTCTCGAACGATGGGGAGTATTTCTTCATCTTCTACCACTCCGAGAGCTGTCCCGCCTGCCAGTACATGAAGACGAACGTCTTTCCAACGGCCACCGCCGAAAAAGCCCTCAGCGGATTCCTCCTCGTCTCGGTGGACGTCTACAAAGGCCGCTCGATAACGACGCTCCGATACAGAATCTATGACCCGGTGATAGTCATCCAGCCGGAGAACGCGGGCTACTACAAACCCAAAACCCCCGGGGAAGAGATAAGCGTCGGCGTTCCGGGAACGCCAACCATGGTTGTTTTCAAGACCGTTAACGGGACGATGGTTCTGAAGGGAGTGGCCGCGGGCGCTCTGAACCCGGATGGCTTAGCGTACTTCCTGGAGAAGGCAACGGAAGGGGAAGAAACCCAAACTGCTATCCAGTCCGATGACCAAAAGCCTCCGAGTGCCCAAGATGTTTCAGAAACCGCGAACGGAGGAAGCAACCTCAGCCTCGCGGTCCTGCTCCCGATATTCTCCGCCGGAATAGTGAGTGTCTTCTCGCCCTGCGTTCTTCCAGTCATAGTTGGCACGCTCTCCCTGACCTTCGCGAGGAGGAAGGTCGAGGCGATAATCGCTGGAATGGTGGCTTCCTTCGCCCTGCTCGGTGCGCTCGTCGGCAGTCTCGGTGGCTACGCCTCCCAGATACAGGGAGCGCTCTACCTCATCGGTGGGATCGGCTTTGTGATAATCGGCGCGAGCTTCATGAGTGAACGCTTTAGTGCGAGGCTCGAAAGGCTCCTCAGCTTCTCCCCCGCCGACAGGGTATCCGGGAAGAAAGGCATCGCTTATGACTTCGCCCTCGGCTCCGCGCTCGGAGCGACGTGGTTCGGCTGCATCGCCCCCTACGTCGGCTTCGCGGTGATAACCGCTGCCCTGAGCGGGGACACGCTGAGCGGGGTCATCGTCATGGGAACCTACGGCCTGGGGATGGGCCTCACCGTCTACCTGCTGACGGCATCGAAGGACCTCGCCGAGTGGGTGAAGGGGAAGCTCCTCTCCGGAAGGCTCTCCCTGAGCGGGAAGGGCAGGGCGAGGTGGGAGATCGTCCTCGGGGTGGTTCTGATCCTGCTCGGCCTG